One genomic segment of Streptomyces sp. RerS4 includes these proteins:
- a CDS encoding DUF3159 domain-containing protein has protein sequence MTSLDRPTTPEQPPGGPGAAGADADQKAVTQAALFDAFGGIRGTVETMLPGLLFVMIYTINKNVTMSAIAAGAVAVLLVIVRLVRKDTVKHAFSGVFGVGVGVAFALFTGTAKGFYLPGMIYGAGLGVAFTVSALLGFPLLGVILGPVFRENLSWRTRNPGRKKAYTKASLAWGLIFLAKYAILFPLYWWGDATQLGWLLIALKLPPMVLAVYFTWLFLAKAPPPIDVIAEYEAEEAAEKAAKAARDA, from the coding sequence GTGACGTCACTCGACCGACCGACCACTCCAGAACAGCCCCCCGGCGGGCCCGGCGCCGCCGGTGCCGACGCCGACCAGAAGGCCGTCACGCAGGCCGCGCTCTTCGACGCCTTCGGCGGCATCCGGGGCACGGTGGAGACGATGCTCCCCGGCCTGCTCTTCGTGATGATCTACACCATCAACAAGAACGTGACGATGTCCGCCATCGCGGCGGGCGCCGTGGCGGTGCTGTTGGTGATCGTGCGGCTGGTGCGCAAGGACACGGTCAAGCACGCGTTCAGCGGTGTCTTCGGGGTCGGCGTGGGCGTGGCCTTCGCCCTCTTCACCGGCACGGCCAAGGGCTTCTACCTGCCCGGGATGATCTACGGAGCCGGCCTCGGCGTCGCCTTCACCGTCTCGGCGCTGCTCGGCTTCCCGCTGCTCGGCGTGATCCTCGGGCCGGTCTTCAGGGAGAACCTGTCCTGGCGCACCCGCAACCCCGGGCGCAAGAAGGCGTACACCAAGGCCAGCCTGGCGTGGGGGCTCATCTTCCTGGCGAAGTACGCGATCCTCTTCCCGCTGTACTGGTGGGGCGACGCGACGCAGCTCGGCTGGCTGCTGATCGCGCTGAAGCTGCCGCCGATGGTGCTCGCCGTGTACTTCACGTGGCTGTTCCTCGCGAAGGCGCCGCCGCCGATCGACGTGATCGCGGAGTACGAGGCCGAGGAGGCCGCCGAGAAGGCGGCGAAGGCCGCCCGGGACGCGTAG
- a CDS encoding TrkA family potassium uptake protein, with protein MHIVIMGCGRVGSALAQTLEQQGHTVAVVDQDPTAFRRLGASFGGRRVTGVGFDQDTLREAGIEEAGAFAAVSSGDNSNIIAARVAREMFGVENVAARIYDPKRAEVYQRLGIPTVATVRWTADQMLRRLLPSGAEPLWRDPSGGVQLAEVHASPAWIGHKVSKLQEETGVRVAFLTRLGEAMLPTSATVLQEGDLVHVMMRTDEIEKVEAAFAEGPEEAHA; from the coding sequence GTGCACATCGTCATTATGGGCTGCGGAAGAGTGGGCTCCGCCCTCGCGCAGACCCTGGAGCAGCAGGGGCATACGGTCGCCGTGGTCGACCAGGACCCCACCGCATTCCGCCGGCTGGGAGCGTCGTTCGGAGGCCGCCGCGTCACCGGTGTCGGCTTCGACCAGGACACCCTGCGCGAGGCCGGCATCGAGGAGGCGGGCGCCTTCGCCGCGGTCAGCAGTGGTGACAATTCCAACATCATCGCCGCCCGCGTGGCCCGCGAGATGTTCGGCGTCGAGAACGTCGCCGCCCGCATCTACGACCCCAAGCGCGCCGAGGTCTACCAGCGCCTCGGCATCCCCACCGTCGCGACCGTACGGTGGACCGCCGACCAGATGCTGCGCCGCCTCCTGCCCTCGGGCGCCGAACCCCTGTGGCGCGACCCCAGCGGTGGCGTCCAACTCGCCGAGGTGCACGCCTCCCCTGCGTGGATCGGACACAAGGTCAGCAAGCTCCAGGAGGAGACGGGCGTGCGGGTGGCGTTTCTCACCCGCCTGGGCGAGGCCATGCTGCCGACTTCGGCGACCGTCCTCCAGGAAGGCGACCTCGTCCACGTGATGATGCGCACGGACGAGATCGAGAAGGTCGAGGCGGCCTTCGCCGAGGGCCCCGAGGAGGCACACGCATGA
- a CDS encoding response regulator — protein sequence MTRVLVVDDEPQIVRALVINLKARKYEVDAAADGAGALELAAARHPDVVVLDLGLPDMDGVEVIKGLRGWTRVPILVLSARHSSDEKVEALDAGADDYVTKPFGMDELLARLRAAVRRAEPTAAAGDGEVIVETEGFTVDLAAKKAVRAGRDVRLTPTEWHLLEVLVRNGGKLVSQKQLLQEVWGPSYGTETNYLRVYMAQLRRKLEADPSHPRHFITEPGMGYRFER from the coding sequence ATGACCCGGGTGCTCGTGGTGGACGACGAACCCCAGATCGTCCGAGCCCTCGTGATCAACCTCAAGGCACGCAAGTACGAGGTCGACGCCGCCGCCGACGGGGCCGGAGCCCTGGAACTGGCGGCGGCCCGTCACCCCGACGTGGTCGTCCTCGACCTCGGCCTGCCCGACATGGACGGCGTCGAGGTGATCAAGGGGCTGCGCGGTTGGACCCGGGTGCCGATCCTCGTCCTCTCCGCCCGGCACAGTTCCGACGAGAAGGTCGAGGCCCTCGACGCCGGCGCCGACGACTACGTCACCAAGCCCTTCGGCATGGACGAGCTGCTGGCCCGGCTGCGGGCGGCCGTCCGCCGGGCCGAGCCCACGGCCGCCGCCGGTGACGGTGAGGTGATCGTCGAGACCGAGGGCTTCACGGTGGACCTGGCCGCCAAGAAGGCGGTCCGCGCGGGGCGCGACGTACGCCTGACCCCCACCGAGTGGCACCTGCTGGAGGTGCTGGTGCGCAACGGCGGCAAGCTCGTCAGCCAGAAGCAGCTGCTCCAGGAGGTGTGGGGGCCCTCGTACGGGACCGAGACCAACTACCTGCGGGTCTACATGGCGCAATTGCGCCGCAAACTGGAGGCGGACCCCTCACACCCCCGGCACTTCATCACCGAACCGGGCATGGGATACCGCTTCGAGAGGTAG
- a CDS encoding OB-fold nucleic acid binding domain-containing protein has protein sequence MSAEPRPEKPAKPARPAGRFRRMIERLSTSQEELHSAELQEDAEAAGCTRICDCHDRQIVKVTGTLRTVTLRPRAGVPALEAELFDGSAALDVVWLGRRSIVGIEPGRRMIASGRISMSHGRRVLFNPKYELRPLGQEH, from the coding sequence ATGAGTGCTGAACCGCGTCCCGAGAAGCCCGCGAAGCCGGCCAGGCCGGCGGGCCGGTTCCGCCGGATGATCGAACGGCTTTCCACCTCCCAGGAAGAGCTGCATTCGGCGGAGCTGCAGGAGGACGCAGAAGCCGCGGGGTGCACGCGGATCTGCGACTGCCACGACCGTCAGATAGTGAAGGTGACCGGGACCCTGCGTACGGTCACCCTGCGGCCGCGCGCGGGTGTGCCCGCGCTGGAGGCCGAGCTGTTCGACGGCTCGGCCGCGCTGGACGTGGTGTGGCTCGGGCGTCGCTCGATCGTGGGAATCGAGCCCGGCCGGCGCATGATCGCCTCCGGGCGGATCTCGATGAGTCACGGTCGCCGGGTCCTCTTCAACCCGAAGTACGAACTCCGACCGCTCGGACAGGAGCACTGA
- a CDS encoding TrkA family potassium uptake protein, with protein MRVAIAGAGAVGRSIAGELLENGHEVLLVDKAPTAISVERVPQAEWLLADACEITSLDEAALQRCNVVIAATGDDKVNLVVSLLAKTEYGVPRVVARVNNPKNEWLFNESWGVDVAVSTPRLMSALVEEAVSVGDLVRLLRFSHGDANLVELTLPADSSVAGTQISEITWPEDTSLVTIIRGNRVLTPHGEETLEPGDELLFVAAQAREEQLEELLQARH; from the coding sequence ATGAGGGTCGCGATCGCCGGAGCCGGGGCCGTGGGCCGCTCCATCGCGGGTGAGCTGCTGGAGAACGGCCACGAGGTGCTCCTCGTGGACAAGGCGCCGACCGCCATCTCCGTGGAGCGGGTGCCGCAGGCCGAATGGCTGCTGGCCGACGCCTGCGAGATCACCTCGCTCGACGAGGCGGCGCTCCAGCGCTGCAACGTCGTCATCGCCGCCACCGGTGACGACAAGGTCAACCTCGTCGTCTCCCTCCTCGCCAAGACCGAGTACGGGGTTCCCCGGGTCGTGGCGCGGGTCAACAACCCGAAGAACGAGTGGCTCTTCAACGAGTCCTGGGGCGTCGACGTCGCGGTCTCCACGCCGCGCCTGATGTCGGCCCTCGTCGAGGAAGCCGTCAGCGTCGGCGACCTGGTGCGTCTGCTGCGCTTCAGCCACGGCGACGCGAACCTCGTCGAGCTGACCCTGCCGGCCGACTCCTCGGTCGCGGGCACCCAGATCAGCGAGATCACCTGGCCCGAGGACACCTCGCTCGTCACGATCATCCGCGGCAACCGGGTCCTCACCCCGCACGGCGAGGAAACCCTGGAGCCGGGCGACGAGCTGCTGTTCGTGGCCGCGCAGGCCCGTGAGGAGCAGCTGGAGGAGCTCCTCCAGGCCCGTCACTGA